CCTGTTGGCATCTATATCTGACTGCGGCACCGGCCACAGTATGTGATAGGGGCTCGCCGTGAACACGGCACCGTACGTGGTTTTTACGCCTTTGTTATAAAAGTTGTTATACCTGCTTACGCGTTCGTACCAGTAGCTGCTCCGGGAGAGATCTTCTACGGTGTATGTCTTGCCAAACTCGTCGGCCTTATGGGTTGTTGCGAAGATGTAGGATACGCGGCTAAGCTCCATATGCCGTAACTCTTCATAGAAAAGCTCTCTCGCTCTTTCGTCCATAATGGTTCCCATATTTATGTCAGCGGCGGTGTACATCTTTGTGCAACGTGCGCGGCGGCGGATGGCGTTCACATCTTCAGCAGCCAAGCCCAGCTCCCCTTTCCAGAAATAGGCTTCAGCCCGGAGCAGGTATGTTTCCGCGAGGCGGTAGATGTACCAGTCACTGGCGCCGCCGTTGTAGCTGTCCACGGTTTCATTCCTGGGTGATTCGATCCATATCTTGTAATGAGGCCATTCGAACCATGTTCTGATGGTATCCGCTACCAGCAGTTTTCCGGCGCTGTTGTACTTCTGTAGCGGCTTGCCGTAGTAAGGGTCTCTATCGGTGAGCAATGCGGGATTGTTGTATACCATGTCTTCCATGCGCATCCAGTTGCCGGTACTGGTACTGTGACGAAGATCGTCCTGATCGTCCCAGATGGTATTGGTGCTGTACCAGGTGGGCCTGGTGATGGCTACGCCCCTGCCGTAGGTTTTGCGCAGGTCTATCTTATCACGCGTCAGTGCGTAGCTGGTGCTCATGCCTGGTTTGCCGGAAGGAGTGCTGATCAGTTGATTGCCGGAGCCGGAAATAAAAGGAACGGCGTTCCTCATGCTGTAGATATCGATGCGGCTGTTGGCAAAGTCTTCCCGGCTGATGACATTGTAGATCGTCTCCTTATTGGCAGCAATAGATTTATTGGGGCCGCGGTGTAAGTCCCATATCACGTTCCTTGTGATGTTATGAACGGCAGGCATGGGGTTGACAAATGTGCCGAACGGCGCTGTCATCAGGGAATAACCGGCACTGTTGATGAGCGTGTTGGCCACTGCGATGGCGTTATCAAACTGTCCGGCGGCCAGGTAACATTTGATCAGCAGCTGCTGACAGGCGCCTTTATTCACCATGCCGAAATCTGCGTTGGCCGGTACGTACTTCACGGCAAACTCCATGTCAGCGATGAGCTGTTGTAATATTACTTCCCGTTTGGTGGAACGGAAATTGAACTTGGGCGTAGTGATTTCTTTGGTCAGCAAGGGGATGTCTCCGAAATCAAATATCAGCCACAGGTAACGGAAAGACCGGTGGAAATAAGCCATTCCCATCATCTGGTTGCGTAGTGTGGAATCCAGTCCTGGTACCCTGTCCAAGTTAGACACGATCGTATTGGCGTATTTAATGCCTTTATATCCTTCAAACCAAAAAAAATTGATTTTATTCGTGTTCACATCATTGTTATTGGAAATGGGGGTGATCATTGCGTTCAGGTCCTGCGCCGGGCCTGACTTATCAGTGGTACCATTTACCGCTACTTCCGAAAACAGCAGGTCCGTGAGTATGGGTGCTCCCTCTCCTGTCCATACATAGGTAAGATTTCTGTTACAGCTGCTGATAGCGGCCTGTAATCCTTCTTTGGAAGTAAATGTAATAGAGGGTTCATAAAAAGACAGCGGATCGGGCTTCAACCAGCCTTTTGAACAACTTAACGGTAATTGTAAAGCAGCTCCCAGCAAGAGGATGCTTACAGTTTTATGAATGGTGATCTTCATTGTAACACGTTTTAATCATTTTTAAAAAGTAGCGGTAAGGCCGACTGTATAATACCTTGGCATGAGGGAAGTTGTCTCCGGGTCCCAGTACTCCCATTCTTTTGCCCATACCGCCACATTGCGGATACCTGCGTATATTTTAAACTGGCTCATGTCCAGCCTTTTTGCTACACTGGCCGGCAGCGAGTAGGAAACGGAAACGTTGTCCAGTCGGATGTAGGTTTTATCGATGATACGCGGCGGTGTTATGTTCTGTACGTTCGTGGAATTCAGGCGGGCATAGGTATTGGACGGATTGTCCGGCGTCCAGTATTTTCTGACATAGGAATTAGTCCTGTCCGTACCGGCGCCGAAATTATTCAGGTAGTCTGTAGATGCCTGCTTATGGCCCCAGTTCGAATATATATTGAAAGAGAAATCGAAGTTCCTGAACAACGTAAAATCGTTGCGCAGCGTCCAGCGGAAGCGTGGCGTAGTAGAGCCAAGAAACTGTTTATCTGCATTGGTATATTTCCCGTCATTGTTAACATCCTCAACTTTTACATCGCCGGGTATTTCACCATAGCGGGCAGCCTGGTCTCTTTCACTCTCCTGCCATATGCCCAATACGCGGTAGTTCCAGATAGAGCTGATATCCCGGCCAATGAACCATCCGTTTGAGATATCGCTGATTTCTCTGGAGCCGACTACTTTACCGTCTGCGTTCAATACGTCTTCATACGTGTAATAAAGGTGCCGCACCTCGTTTCTGTTAAAGAAGAAGCCTAACGTAGTAGACCATTCAAAGTTTTTCCGTTGCATATTCAGCGAGGTAAGACCCAGCTCGAAGCCTCTGTTGACCACTTCTCCCAGATTGGTGGTCACATTGCTAAAACCGGTAAAGTCAGGGAGGGACTGGTTCATCAGCAGGTCTGTGGTAGGCATATAGTATACTTCCATATTGCCGGTGATGCGGTTGTTCAGGAAGCCGAAGTCCAGCCCGATGTTCCAGGAGGAGGTGGCTTCCCATTTCAGGTCGTAGTTGGCCATCCGGTCTACGTATAGCTGTGACAGTTCGTATACCGTACCGTTCGTTTGTACGTATGCGTAGCGCCCGGCGCCGGTAGTAAGATTGGAGAGCGCCTGGTATATGCCGATGGAGCGATTGCCGTTCATGCCCCAGGACAGGCGCAGTTTACCGGTGCTCATAGGTTTCCAGTGAAAGAATTTTTCATCTGCGAAGTTCCAGGCAAATGCGAGGGATGGGAATGTGGCCCTTGGATTGGACACACCGAACGCGGAATATCCATCCCTGCGGACAGAGGCTGTCAGCATATATTTGTTGTCGTAGGAATAAAATACGCGGGCCATTAATGCGTCCCCGGTGCTTCGCTGGTCGCTGCTGCTGACGGTGGTCTTCAGCGGATTGGCAGCTCCGATGTTATGGAACCCCAATGCATCCGTGGGAGAAAAGTCACGGGCAGTAACGCTTTCATTCCAGGATTGATGCTCTTCTGCGTTCTGCAGCAACGTCACCTTTACATGGTGTTTCTGTTCGAAGGTATAATCCCATGAAATGATATTATCTATCTGCCAGTCAAAATTCTTCGTGTTCTCCCGGATTACTTTTCCGTTGTCAGACCACAAAGGGTTCTGGGATGATTCGTGATACCTGTTGTAGAACCACTGCATACGCGGGGAAAAATTCAGCTGGTAAGTGATTTTAAAAGGCAATTTGATGGTTTGATAAAGCGTGGTGTTTAAAACCGTGTATCCTTTTTGCAGTTCCTTGTACTGGTTGCTGAAAGCGGAGTTGGTACCCTGACTAACACTGGCTCCCATGGGGTAAGGGTCCAGCTTTCCGTTTTCATCATAGGGCAGCGCGAAAGGTGAGTTGTTGATGATCTGTCCTCCCCAGTCCACCGCGAAATTACCATCTGAGCGGTCCTGAAAATTGATGTTCACGCCAGTATGCATCCATTTGTTGATTCTCCCGTCCAGCTTGATATTGGCGCGATAGGCGCGGTATTTATCTCCTACCACAATACTTTCATTGTTCAGATATCCCAATGACATATAATAATTCAGCACGTCCCTGTTTCTTCCGGAGAAGCTCACGTTGTAGTCCTGTTGCAGTCCGCGCTGAAAGGAGCCGTCAAACCAGTCATAGGTTTTACCGTTGGCGTAGTTCTGCCGTTCTTTATCGAACAGGCCGATGCGTCGCAGCCATATATCGTCAGGGTCGCCGGTGAGTGCGTCATAGGCGCGCCAGTCTGCCATGGTGATGCCGTATTTTGCCAGGTTCGCTTCTGTAGGCCGTGCATATTTGGCGGGTGTGGCCCATCTTGTTGTGCTGTTGAACAGATCGGTGCGATAGTTCAGATATCCCTGCGCATCGTATACCTCTCGTTTACGGCCTTGCGTAGCGATGCCTGTATTAGCGCTGAAGCGGATAGCGGGTTTGTCAGTGGTGCCTTTTTTTGTGGTGATGATCACTACGCCATTGGCTGATTTGGCCCCGTAGATGGCCGCTGCGGACGCATCTTTCAGCACATCAAAATGTTCTATGTCCTGTGGGTTTATTTCTGACAGTTCCCCGAAGAATATGACGCCGTCCAATACGATGAGCGGGTCGTTGCTGGCGTTTAAAGACCGCTGCCCCCTGATGAGCAGGTCACCTCCGCCTTTGGCTGATGTGTTTTGTCCTACGTACAACCCCGGAACACCGCTTCGTAGCAGGTCCTGCACAGAGCGGGGACTTTCCTTTTCCAGCCTGGCGGTTTTAAGTTGACTGATAGCGCCTGTCAGGTCTTTCTTCCGCATGGAGCCGTATCCGACGACGACGACTTCACTGATGCGCTGCTCGCGGCTTTTCAGTTCCACCAACAATGAAAAATCCGCACCGGGTTTCAGGTTATATCCGCTCAGCGTTTGATTTTCAAATCCGATGTAGGAAAAGGAAAAAGAATACCCCGGGCCGGATGGCAATCGATTGAAATTAAAGACACCATTACTGTCTGTTTGTACAGAAGCAGAAAAGTTGTTGGTGGCATTTTTAACTGTAACGCTAACACCCCAGAGGGCTTGTCCTGTTGCTTCATTTTTAACGATACCGGTAACGTCTGCACGTTTTTGCCGGGCGTGAAGGAACAGAGGGGAAAGGCAAAGCAGTACCGCTATGCCCAGCAAGGCATACGTGGAATTCCATTTTTTCATTGTAGAACGCTGTCTTAATTAAGTTAGGCAATAAAGCGCCCCTCGTTGCATGATGCAACGTTGCGGGATACTGATATCTGTATTATTTTGGTTAATGTTTCCTGCTGATGATATAGCTGCCTTCTTTTTTCTCTATGGTTAGATGGTTGAGCAATGCTATATCTTTTAATATCGTTTCCAGTGAATCTGTTTTATGTAATCTTCCTGAGAAGTATTTCTGTTGTAAGTCAGCGGGATAATAATAA
The Chitinophaga varians genome window above contains:
- a CDS encoding SusC/RagA family TonB-linked outer membrane protein — translated: MKKWNSTYALLGIAVLLCLSPLFLHARQKRADVTGIVKNEATGQALWGVSVTVKNATNNFSASVQTDSNGVFNFNRLPSGPGYSFSFSYIGFENQTLSGYNLKPGADFSLLVELKSREQRISEVVVVGYGSMRKKDLTGAISQLKTARLEKESPRSVQDLLRSGVPGLYVGQNTSAKGGGDLLIRGQRSLNASNDPLIVLDGVIFFGELSEINPQDIEHFDVLKDASAAAIYGAKSANGVVIITTKKGTTDKPAIRFSANTGIATQGRKREVYDAQGYLNYRTDLFNSTTRWATPAKYARPTEANLAKYGITMADWRAYDALTGDPDDIWLRRIGLFDKERQNYANGKTYDWFDGSFQRGLQQDYNVSFSGRNRDVLNYYMSLGYLNNESIVVGDKYRAYRANIKLDGRINKWMHTGVNINFQDRSDGNFAVDWGGQIINNSPFALPYDENGKLDPYPMGASVSQGTNSAFSNQYKELQKGYTVLNTTLYQTIKLPFKITYQLNFSPRMQWFYNRYHESSQNPLWSDNGKVIRENTKNFDWQIDNIISWDYTFEQKHHVKVTLLQNAEEHQSWNESVTARDFSPTDALGFHNIGAANPLKTTVSSSDQRSTGDALMARVFYSYDNKYMLTASVRRDGYSAFGVSNPRATFPSLAFAWNFADEKFFHWKPMSTGKLRLSWGMNGNRSIGIYQALSNLTTGAGRYAYVQTNGTVYELSQLYVDRMANYDLKWEATSSWNIGLDFGFLNNRITGNMEVYYMPTTDLLMNQSLPDFTGFSNVTTNLGEVVNRGFELGLTSLNMQRKNFEWSTTLGFFFNRNEVRHLYYTYEDVLNADGKVVGSREISDISNGWFIGRDISSIWNYRVLGIWQESERDQAARYGEIPGDVKVEDVNNDGKYTNADKQFLGSTTPRFRWTLRNDFTLFRNFDFSFNIYSNWGHKQASTDYLNNFGAGTDRTNSYVRKYWTPDNPSNTYARLNSTNVQNITPPRIIDKTYIRLDNVSVSYSLPASVAKRLDMSQFKIYAGIRNVAVWAKEWEYWDPETTSLMPRYYTVGLTATF
- a CDS encoding RagB/SusD family nutrient uptake outer membrane protein, with amino-acid sequence MKITIHKTVSILLLGAALQLPLSCSKGWLKPDPLSFYEPSITFTSKEGLQAAISSCNRNLTYVWTGEGAPILTDLLFSEVAVNGTTDKSGPAQDLNAMITPISNNNDVNTNKINFFWFEGYKGIKYANTIVSNLDRVPGLDSTLRNQMMGMAYFHRSFRYLWLIFDFGDIPLLTKEITTPKFNFRSTKREVILQQLIADMEFAVKYVPANADFGMVNKGACQQLLIKCYLAAGQFDNAIAVANTLINSAGYSLMTAPFGTFVNPMPAVHNITRNVIWDLHRGPNKSIAANKETIYNVISREDFANSRIDIYSMRNAVPFISGSGNQLISTPSGKPGMSTSYALTRDKIDLRKTYGRGVAITRPTWYSTNTIWDDQDDLRHSTSTGNWMRMEDMVYNNPALLTDRDPYYGKPLQKYNSAGKLLVADTIRTWFEWPHYKIWIESPRNETVDSYNGGASDWYIYRLAETYLLRAEAYFWKGELGLAAEDVNAIRRRARCTKMYTAADINMGTIMDERARELFYEELRHMELSRVSYIFATTHKADEFGKTYTVEDLSRSSYWYERVSRYNNFYNKGVKTTYGAVFTASPYHILWPVPQSDIDANREGRLNQNFGYSGYELNRPPIDNLKEAIAAQQ